A portion of the Candidatus Baltobacteraceae bacterium genome contains these proteins:
- a CDS encoding BadF/BadG/BcrA/BcrD ATPase family protein — protein sequence MTLFAGIDGGQSSTIAVVADETGRVLARGRAGAADEVAQGAESTRLHDALARALANACAAAKIDSQTRFRAIVAGVSGYEGKVYGKWPELGAEQLTLMHDAPIAHSGAFAGGPGIVVIAGTGSVAYGVDSSDACVTVGGWGYLFGDEGSAFWLARETLADAMCESDAEVENDLVAPALAYFEMPSLRALARAFYAGSIARAKLAGFAVEIVRSAENGSQRAAQACREAAGALATLAANAASRLALQSPHVAFIGGLTSGATMREAIARAVTERLPDAQVVQPQYDPAIGALLLAYKSAGLDVRVVEEA from the coding sequence GTGACCCTCTTCGCCGGAATCGACGGTGGTCAAAGCTCCACGATTGCCGTCGTCGCCGACGAGACCGGACGCGTGCTCGCGCGCGGCCGCGCCGGTGCCGCCGATGAAGTCGCGCAGGGAGCGGAATCCACCCGCCTGCACGACGCGCTCGCGCGCGCGCTCGCCAATGCCTGCGCCGCCGCGAAGATCGATTCGCAGACGCGCTTTCGGGCAATCGTTGCGGGCGTGAGCGGTTACGAAGGCAAGGTCTACGGCAAATGGCCGGAACTTGGGGCGGAACAATTGACGCTGATGCACGACGCGCCGATCGCGCATAGCGGCGCGTTTGCCGGCGGCCCGGGTATCGTGGTTATCGCCGGCACCGGGTCCGTGGCGTACGGCGTCGATTCGAGCGACGCGTGCGTAACCGTCGGCGGATGGGGATACCTTTTTGGCGACGAGGGGAGCGCGTTCTGGCTCGCTCGCGAAACGCTCGCCGATGCGATGTGCGAATCCGATGCGGAGGTCGAAAACGATCTCGTCGCGCCCGCGCTCGCATATTTCGAGATGCCGTCGCTGCGCGCGCTCGCGCGCGCGTTCTATGCTGGCTCGATCGCACGCGCGAAACTAGCGGGTTTCGCCGTCGAGATCGTCCGCTCGGCGGAGAACGGCAGCCAACGCGCCGCCCAAGCCTGCCGCGAAGCGGCCGGCGCGCTCGCAACGCTCGCCGCGAACGCGGCGTCGCGCCTCGCGCTCCAATCGCCGCACGTTGCCTTCATCGGCGGTCTGACGAGCGGTGCGACGATGCGCGAAGCGATCGCCCGGGCGGTGACCGAACGCCTGCCCGACGCGCAAGTGGTCCAACCGCAATACGATCCGGCGATCGGCGCCCTGTTGCTCGCGTACAAGAGCGCCGGACT